A region of Sulfuricella denitrificans skB26 DNA encodes the following proteins:
- a CDS encoding ammonium transporter: MENLKTGSDVLFILMGAIMVLAMHAGFAFLELGTVRKKNQVNALVKIMVDFAISTIAYFFIGYSIAYGVNFFSGAEVLAQKSGYDLVKFFFLLTFAAAIPAIVSGGIAERARFNPQLAATFLLVGFIYPFFEGIVWNHHFGVQDWLKGTFGAEFHDFAGSVVVHAMGGWIALPAVLLLGARRGRYSKDGMVAAHPPSSIPFLALGAWILTVGWFGFNVMSAQTIDAVSGLVAVNSLMAMVGGILAALVVGRNDPGFVHNGPLAGLVAVCAGSDLMHPLGALITGGVAGALFVWAFTLTQNKWKIDDVLGVWPLHGLCGAWGGIAAGIFGLKALGGIGNVSFSAQLIGTLMGIAIALVGSFVVYGLLKKLVGIRLDPEEEFNGADISIHKIYATPEGEV; the protein is encoded by the coding sequence ATGGAAAATCTCAAGACTGGTAGCGACGTATTGTTCATCCTCATGGGTGCAATCATGGTGCTGGCGATGCACGCAGGCTTCGCCTTTCTGGAACTGGGTACGGTGCGCAAGAAAAATCAGGTTAACGCCCTGGTGAAAATCATGGTCGATTTCGCCATATCGACCATTGCTTACTTCTTTATCGGTTATAGCATCGCTTATGGGGTGAATTTCTTTTCCGGTGCCGAGGTGCTGGCGCAGAAGAGCGGCTACGATCTGGTTAAATTCTTCTTCCTGCTGACTTTTGCCGCGGCGATTCCAGCAATTGTCTCTGGTGGCATCGCCGAGCGTGCCAGATTCAATCCGCAACTGGCGGCCACTTTCCTTTTGGTGGGTTTTATTTACCCCTTTTTCGAGGGCATCGTATGGAATCATCACTTCGGTGTGCAGGACTGGCTTAAAGGAACTTTCGGGGCGGAATTCCATGACTTTGCCGGCTCCGTGGTGGTACATGCCATGGGTGGCTGGATTGCGCTGCCGGCAGTGCTGTTGCTTGGCGCACGGCGTGGTCGCTATTCCAAGGATGGCATGGTGGCTGCACATCCCCCCTCAAGCATTCCATTTTTGGCATTAGGTGCGTGGATACTGACGGTGGGTTGGTTCGGCTTCAACGTTATGTCGGCGCAGACCATAGATGCTGTCAGCGGCCTGGTGGCGGTGAATTCGCTTATGGCGATGGTGGGGGGGATTCTTGCCGCGCTGGTGGTGGGCAGGAATGACCCTGGCTTCGTGCATAACGGACCGCTCGCCGGTCTGGTGGCGGTGTGTGCCGGTTCCGACTTGATGCACCCATTGGGTGCGTTGATTACTGGCGGGGTGGCAGGTGCGCTATTCGTGTGGGCGTTTACTCTGACCCAGAACAAATGGAAAATTGACGATGTGCTAGGTGTCTGGCCTTTGCATGGCCTGTGCGGCGCATGGGGTGGAATCGCTGCAGGGATATTTGGTCTCAAGGCGCTGGGAGGCATCGGCAACGTGAGTTTTTCCGCGCAACTGATAGGTACCCTGATGGGTATAGCTATCGCTCTGGTTGGCAGTTTTGTGGTTTATGGACTACTCAAGAAGCTGGTGGGGATACGGCTGGACCCGGAAGAGGAGTTCAACGGTGCTGATATTAGCATACACAAGATCTACGCCACGCCGGAGGGCGAAGTCTAG